One Watersipora subatra chromosome 4, tzWatSuba1.1, whole genome shotgun sequence genomic window carries:
- the LOC137395258 gene encoding low-density lipoprotein receptor-like isoform X1 — protein sequence MLAPSWFCFGILYVCLMVTGGATTVNNVTAPAWCAGEQNFYCHKSDECRPAYVRCDKTKQCEEGEDEDDCPTCTKESAASLGKFYCQQSGECISIDWKCDGMPDCDDGEDEADALCPEDSDCSVNQFDCGGGHCIDADWRCDSQPDCQGGEDEKNCETTCSADQLSCTPSGAEGHSASLECISKDWLCDQEKDCLNGEDEVNCPVIVCPDERFNCSAEHKCMPNEWMCDNELDCESGEDEANCPDEEEKTLVPSQICTDLEFKCTSGAVACIIGVWKCDKQNDCDDGSDELDCPSDPKCSRAEFMCDNGDCIPSFLVCSGNEECEGGEDETQPSCATTLPVTCDPEKEFICDNSTREPSCIDMSKVCDGKDDCENHRDESQQQCGAHVIPDPCQFKETCPGEHVLCKTIRTNLTSNLNRTVGYVCSCAPGYVRDGNNNCVDDDECSKVESPVCDQLCTNELGSYKCACTEGYSLATDNRSCLVDSTSVHPKLLFTNRHQIRSIRIHGQGEYMPLVDSSAAVALDFDYSRQEVFYSDLGKKKLFKFKLPPADSDADLTEEDLNIPGVDTPDGLAYDWIYRHLYWADTASNTINMACMDEKAEEGNSKVLYKNKNPNCNKLSKEEQGMEVCIDEPRALAVHPRKGWIFWSDWGIHPHIVLAALDGSRMQKIAYNINSEKQYLNWPNGLALDISSDNERLYWIDAQLHTIFSCSIDRCITDINVLVYDTENIKHPYSITAFENKLYWTDWAHRHIVSANKYTGGNITRVLGDLEQPMDLKVFHPLSQQKSTNHCEQPIGEEPLCQHICAPKPWSRPLGSNDDFLPVEGEVKYSCLCADGYVLGANGRNCSKVMVPVKPGAHVAPIGTVGNIGTAGNNGTTGISKSGKVAVIASCSVFVIGLVAALISVLFVRRMRQNKAKDMNFDNPVYKRTTEDKLELPRHEYQPSQSDPTLPESTSTESCVDVHVTAGDSATDII from the exons ATGTTGGCACCGAGTTGGTTTTGCTTCGGGATATTATACGTGTGTTTAATGGTAACGGGAGGAGCCACAACAGTCAACAATGTCACTGCTCCAG CCTGGTGCGCAGGTGAACAGAACTTTTATTGCCACAAATCTGATGAGTGCAGGCCTGCTTATGTACGATGTGATAAAACGAAACAATGTGAGGAAGGGGAAGATGAAGACGATTGTCCAA CATGTACCAAGGAGTCTGCAGCATCCCTGGGGAAGTTTTACTGCCAACAGAGTGGCGAATGCATATCCATAGATTGGAAGTGTGATGGAATGCCTGATTGTGATGATGGTGAAGATGAGGCTGATGCATTATGTCCAGAAG ATAGCGACTGCTCAGTAAACCAGTTTGATTGTGGTGGTGGCCATTGCATTGATGCAGACTGGAGATGTGATTCACAGCCTGATTGCCAAGGTGGCGAGGACGAGAAGAACT GTGAGACAACGTGCTCTGCTGATCAGCTGTCCTGTACTCCATCTGGTGCCGAGGGACATTCGGCCTCACTAGAATGCATCTCGAAAGATTGGTTGTGCGATCAGGAGAAAGACTGTCTTAATGGAGAGGATGAGGTCAATTGTCCTGTCATAGTTTGTCCTGATGAACGTTTCAACTGCTCAGCTGAGCACAAATGTATGCCCAATGAATGGATGTGCGATAATGAGCTAGATTGTGAATCTGGGGAGGATGAGGCCAATTGCCCTGATGAAGAGGAAAAAACACTGGTCCCATCACAGATTTGTACTGATCTAGAGTTCAAG TGTACCTCTGGCGCTGTTGCGTGCATCATTGGTGTGTGGAAGTGCGACAAACAGAATGACTGTGACGATGGTTCGGATGAGCTTGATTGTCCATCTGACCCGAAATGTTCACGCGCCGAGTTTATGTGCGATAATGGAGACTGCATCCCAAGCTTCCTAGTATGCTCTGGCAATGAGGAGTGTGAGGGTGGCGAGGATGAGACACAACCAAGCTGTGCAACAACTCTGCCAGTGACATGCGATCCTGAAAAAGAGTTTATCTGTGACAATAGCACTCGTGAGCCATCTTGCATTGACATGAGCAAGGTTTGTGATGGGAAAGATGACTGCGAGAATCATAGGGATGAATCCCAACAACAGTGTGGAG CTCACGTAATACCTGATCCCTGTCAATTCAAGGAGACCTGTCCCGGTGAGCATGTCCTCTGCAAAACCATCAGGACCAATTTAACAAGTAACTTGAACCGCACTGTTGGTTACGTCTGCTCATGCGCTCCTGGCTATGTCCGTGATGGCAATAACAACTGCGTTG ATGATGATGAATGCTCAAAGGTAGAGAGTCCAGTCTGTGATCAGCTGTGTACAAATGAGTTGGGATCCTACAAGTGTGCCTGCACGGAAGGTTATTCTTTGGCAACAGACAACCGCTCCTGTCTCGTGGACTCTACCA GTGTTCACCCCAAGTTGCTCTTCACAAACCGGCATCAAATTCGCTCGATACGCATTCATGGTCAGGGCGAGTACATGCCTCTCGTTGACAGCTCAGCCGCTGTCGCTCTCGATTTTGACTACTCTCGACAGGAAGTTTTCTACTCGGACCTCGGGAAGAAGAAACTGTTCAAGTTCAAATTGCCTCCTGCTGACTCGGACGCAGATCTGACTGAG gAGGATTTGAACATTCCCGGAGTAGACACTCCTGACGGTCTCGCATATGATTGGATCTACAGGCATCTGTACTGGGCAGACACTGCGTCTAATACCATAAACATGGCATGCATGGATGAGAAGGCTGAAGAAGGCAATTCTAAGGTTCTCTACAAGAACAAAAATCCAAACTGCAACAAGTTGTCAAAAGAAGAGCAAGGAATGGAAGTTTGTATTGATGAACCAAGGGCGCTTGCTGTTCATCCTAGGAAG GGATGGATATTCTGGTCAGATTGGGGCATCCACCCCCACATAGTGCTTGCAGCACTGGATGGTAGCCGCATGCAGAAGATTGCCTACAATATTAACAGTGAAAAGCAGTATCTCAACTGGCCCAATGGCCTTGCCCTTGACATTTCTAGCGACAACGAGCGTCTTTATTGGATTGATGCGCAGCTCCACACCATCTTCTCCTGTTCTATTGATCGATGCATTACTGATATCAATGTCCTTGTCTATGACACGGAGAATATTAAGCATCCCTATTCCATCACAGCTTTTGAG AACAAATTGTACTGGACTGACTGGGCACACAGGCATATAGTATCAGCCAACAAGTACACGGGAGGCAACATAACACGCGTTCTTGGTGACCTCGAGCAGCCAATGGACCTCAAGGTTTTCCACCCATTGTCGCAACAAAAGAGCACAAATCACTGTGAGCAACCCATTGGAGAAGAGCCTCTATGTCAGCACATTTGTGCTCccaagccatggagtcgtcccCTTGGCAGCAATGATGACTTTTT GCCAGTAGAAGGTGAAGTAAAATATTCGTGTCTTTGCGCGGATGGCTACGTGCTGGGTGCAAATGGCCGAAACTGCAGCAAGGTGATGGTGCCAGTCAAACCGGGTGCCCATGTAGCTCCTATCGGGACTGTGGGAAATATCGGGACTGCGGGAAATAACGGGACTACGGGAATATCCAAAAGTGGAAAAGTGGCCGTCATTGCAAGCTGCTCTGTGTTTGTGATTGGCCTCGTGGCGGCTTTG ATCTCTGTTTTGTTTGTGCGACGCATGAGGCAAAATAAAGCCAAAGATATGAACTTTGACAATCCTGTATACAAACGTACAACCGAAGACAAGCTAGAACTACCGCGTCACGAATATCAGCCTTCTCAATCTGATCCTACA CTGCCTGAGTCCACTTCCACCGAGTCCTGTGTAGATGTACACGTGACAGCAG
- the LOC137395258 gene encoding low-density lipoprotein receptor-like isoform X2, with translation MLAPSWFCFGILYVCLMVTGGATTVNNVTAPAWCAGEQNFYCHKSDECRPAYVRCDKTKQCEEGEDEDDCPTCTKESAASLGKFYCQQSGECISIDWKCDGMPDCDDGEDEADALCPEGDSDCSVNQFDCGGGHCIDADWRCDSQPDCQGGEDEKNCETTCSADQLSCTPSGAEGHSASLECISKDWLCDQEKDCLNGEDEVNCPVIVCPDERFNCSAEHKCMPNEWMCDNELDCESGEDEANCPDEEEKTLVPSQICTDLEFKCTSGAVACIIGVWKCDKQNDCDDGSDELDCPSDPKCSRAEFMCDNGDCIPSFLVCSGNEECEGGEDETQPSCATTLPVTCDPEKEFICDNSTREPSCIDMSKVCDGKDDCENHRDESQQQCGAHVIPDPCQFKETCPGEHVLCKTIRTNLTSNLNRTVGYVCSCAPGYVRDGNNNCVDDDECSKVESPVCDQLCTNELGSYKCACTEGYSLATDNRSCLVDSTSVHPKLLFTNRHQIRSIRIHGQGEYMPLVDSSAAVALDFDYSRQEVFYSDLGKKKLFKFKLPPADSDADLTEEDLNIPGVDTPDGLAYDWIYRHLYWADTASNTINMACMDEKAEEGNSKVLYKNKNPNCNKLSKEEQGMEVCIDEPRALAVHPRKGWIFWSDWGIHPHIVLAALDGSRMQKIAYNINSEKQYLNWPNGLALDISSDNERLYWIDAQLHTIFSCSIDRCITDINVLVYDTENIKHPYSITAFENKLYWTDWAHRHIVSANKYTGGNITRVLGDLEQPMDLKVFHPLSQQKSTNHCEQPIGEEPLCQHICAPKPWSRPLGSNDDFLPVEGEVKYSCLCADGYVLGANGRNCSKVMVPVKPGAHVAPIGTVGNIGTAGNNGTTGISKSGKVAVIASCSVFVIGLVAALISVLFVRRMRQNKAKDMNFDNPVYKRTTEDKLELPRHEYQPSQSDPTLPESTSTESCVDVHVTAGDSATDII, from the exons ATGTTGGCACCGAGTTGGTTTTGCTTCGGGATATTATACGTGTGTTTAATGGTAACGGGAGGAGCCACAACAGTCAACAATGTCACTGCTCCAG CCTGGTGCGCAGGTGAACAGAACTTTTATTGCCACAAATCTGATGAGTGCAGGCCTGCTTATGTACGATGTGATAAAACGAAACAATGTGAGGAAGGGGAAGATGAAGACGATTGTCCAA CATGTACCAAGGAGTCTGCAGCATCCCTGGGGAAGTTTTACTGCCAACAGAGTGGCGAATGCATATCCATAGATTGGAAGTGTGATGGAATGCCTGATTGTGATGATGGTGAAGATGAGGCTGATGCATTATGTCCAGAAG GAGATAGCGACTGCTCAGTAAACCAGTTTGATTGTGGTGGTGGCCATTGCATTGATGCAGACTGGAGATGTGATTCACAGCCTGATTGCCAAGGTGGCGAGGACGAGAAGAACT GTGAGACAACGTGCTCTGCTGATCAGCTGTCCTGTACTCCATCTGGTGCCGAGGGACATTCGGCCTCACTAGAATGCATCTCGAAAGATTGGTTGTGCGATCAGGAGAAAGACTGTCTTAATGGAGAGGATGAGGTCAATTGTCCTGTCATAGTTTGTCCTGATGAACGTTTCAACTGCTCAGCTGAGCACAAATGTATGCCCAATGAATGGATGTGCGATAATGAGCTAGATTGTGAATCTGGGGAGGATGAGGCCAATTGCCCTGATGAAGAGGAAAAAACACTGGTCCCATCACAGATTTGTACTGATCTAGAGTTCAAG TGTACCTCTGGCGCTGTTGCGTGCATCATTGGTGTGTGGAAGTGCGACAAACAGAATGACTGTGACGATGGTTCGGATGAGCTTGATTGTCCATCTGACCCGAAATGTTCACGCGCCGAGTTTATGTGCGATAATGGAGACTGCATCCCAAGCTTCCTAGTATGCTCTGGCAATGAGGAGTGTGAGGGTGGCGAGGATGAGACACAACCAAGCTGTGCAACAACTCTGCCAGTGACATGCGATCCTGAAAAAGAGTTTATCTGTGACAATAGCACTCGTGAGCCATCTTGCATTGACATGAGCAAGGTTTGTGATGGGAAAGATGACTGCGAGAATCATAGGGATGAATCCCAACAACAGTGTGGAG CTCACGTAATACCTGATCCCTGTCAATTCAAGGAGACCTGTCCCGGTGAGCATGTCCTCTGCAAAACCATCAGGACCAATTTAACAAGTAACTTGAACCGCACTGTTGGTTACGTCTGCTCATGCGCTCCTGGCTATGTCCGTGATGGCAATAACAACTGCGTTG ATGATGATGAATGCTCAAAGGTAGAGAGTCCAGTCTGTGATCAGCTGTGTACAAATGAGTTGGGATCCTACAAGTGTGCCTGCACGGAAGGTTATTCTTTGGCAACAGACAACCGCTCCTGTCTCGTGGACTCTACCA GTGTTCACCCCAAGTTGCTCTTCACAAACCGGCATCAAATTCGCTCGATACGCATTCATGGTCAGGGCGAGTACATGCCTCTCGTTGACAGCTCAGCCGCTGTCGCTCTCGATTTTGACTACTCTCGACAGGAAGTTTTCTACTCGGACCTCGGGAAGAAGAAACTGTTCAAGTTCAAATTGCCTCCTGCTGACTCGGACGCAGATCTGACTGAG gAGGATTTGAACATTCCCGGAGTAGACACTCCTGACGGTCTCGCATATGATTGGATCTACAGGCATCTGTACTGGGCAGACACTGCGTCTAATACCATAAACATGGCATGCATGGATGAGAAGGCTGAAGAAGGCAATTCTAAGGTTCTCTACAAGAACAAAAATCCAAACTGCAACAAGTTGTCAAAAGAAGAGCAAGGAATGGAAGTTTGTATTGATGAACCAAGGGCGCTTGCTGTTCATCCTAGGAAG GGATGGATATTCTGGTCAGATTGGGGCATCCACCCCCACATAGTGCTTGCAGCACTGGATGGTAGCCGCATGCAGAAGATTGCCTACAATATTAACAGTGAAAAGCAGTATCTCAACTGGCCCAATGGCCTTGCCCTTGACATTTCTAGCGACAACGAGCGTCTTTATTGGATTGATGCGCAGCTCCACACCATCTTCTCCTGTTCTATTGATCGATGCATTACTGATATCAATGTCCTTGTCTATGACACGGAGAATATTAAGCATCCCTATTCCATCACAGCTTTTGAG AACAAATTGTACTGGACTGACTGGGCACACAGGCATATAGTATCAGCCAACAAGTACACGGGAGGCAACATAACACGCGTTCTTGGTGACCTCGAGCAGCCAATGGACCTCAAGGTTTTCCACCCATTGTCGCAACAAAAGAGCACAAATCACTGTGAGCAACCCATTGGAGAAGAGCCTCTATGTCAGCACATTTGTGCTCccaagccatggagtcgtcccCTTGGCAGCAATGATGACTTTTT GCCAGTAGAAGGTGAAGTAAAATATTCGTGTCTTTGCGCGGATGGCTACGTGCTGGGTGCAAATGGCCGAAACTGCAGCAAGGTGATGGTGCCAGTCAAACCGGGTGCCCATGTAGCTCCTATCGGGACTGTGGGAAATATCGGGACTGCGGGAAATAACGGGACTACGGGAATATCCAAAAGTGGAAAAGTGGCCGTCATTGCAAGCTGCTCTGTGTTTGTGATTGGCCTCGTGGCGGCTTTG ATCTCTGTTTTGTTTGTGCGACGCATGAGGCAAAATAAAGCCAAAGATATGAACTTTGACAATCCTGTATACAAACGTACAACCGAAGACAAGCTAGAACTACCGCGTCACGAATATCAGCCTTCTCAATCTGATCCTACA CTGCCTGAGTCCACTTCCACCGAGTCCTGTGTAGATGTACACGTGACAGCAG
- the LOC137395258 gene encoding low-density lipoprotein receptor-like isoform X3 — MLAPSWFCFGILYVCLMVTGGATTVNNVTAPAWCAGEQNFYCHKSDECRPAYVRCDKTKQCEEGEDEDDCPTCTKESAASLGKFYCQQSGECISIDWKCDGMPDCDDGEDEADALCPEGDSDCSVNQFDCGGGHCIDADWRCDSQPDCQGGEDEKNCETTCSADQLSCTPSGAEGHSASLECISKDWLCDQEKDCLNGEDEVNCPVIVCPDERFNCSAEHKCMPNEWMCDNELDCESGEDEANCPDEEEKTLVPSQICTDLEFKCTSGAVACIIGVWKCDKQNDCDDGSDELDCPSDPKCSRAEFMCDNGDCIPSFLVCSGNEECEGGEDETQPSCATTLPVTCDPEKEFICDNSTREPSCIDMSKVCDGKDDCENHRDESQQQCGAHVIPDPCQFKETCPGEHVLCKTIRTNLTSNLNRTVGYVCSCAPGYVRDGNNNCVDDDECSKVESPVCDQLCTNELGSYKCACTEGYSLATDNRSCLVDSTSVHPKLLFTNRHQIRSIRIHGQGEYMPLVDSSAAVALDFDYSRQEVFYSDLGKKKLFKFKLPPADSDADLTEEDLNIPGVDTPDGLAYDWIYRHLYWADTASNTINMACMDEKAEEGNSKVLYKNKNPNCNKLSKEEQGMEVCIDEPRALAVHPRKGWIFWSDWGIHPHIVLAALDGSRMQKIAYNINSEKQYLNWPNGLALDISSDNERLYWIDAQLHTIFSCSIDRCITDINVLVYDTENIKHPYSITAFENKLYWTDWAHRHIVSANKYTGGNITRVLGDLEQPMDLKVFHPLSQQKSTNHCEQPIGEEPLCQHICAPKPWSRPLGSNDDFLPVEGEVKYSCLCADGYVLGANGRNCSKVMVPVKPGAHVAPIGTVGNIGTAGNNGTTGISKSGKVAVIASCSVFVIGLVAALISVLFVRRMRQNKAKDMNFDNPVYKRTTEDKLELPRHEYQPSQSDPTVTVPLTSSEGTSSSQDDFDV; from the exons ATGTTGGCACCGAGTTGGTTTTGCTTCGGGATATTATACGTGTGTTTAATGGTAACGGGAGGAGCCACAACAGTCAACAATGTCACTGCTCCAG CCTGGTGCGCAGGTGAACAGAACTTTTATTGCCACAAATCTGATGAGTGCAGGCCTGCTTATGTACGATGTGATAAAACGAAACAATGTGAGGAAGGGGAAGATGAAGACGATTGTCCAA CATGTACCAAGGAGTCTGCAGCATCCCTGGGGAAGTTTTACTGCCAACAGAGTGGCGAATGCATATCCATAGATTGGAAGTGTGATGGAATGCCTGATTGTGATGATGGTGAAGATGAGGCTGATGCATTATGTCCAGAAG GAGATAGCGACTGCTCAGTAAACCAGTTTGATTGTGGTGGTGGCCATTGCATTGATGCAGACTGGAGATGTGATTCACAGCCTGATTGCCAAGGTGGCGAGGACGAGAAGAACT GTGAGACAACGTGCTCTGCTGATCAGCTGTCCTGTACTCCATCTGGTGCCGAGGGACATTCGGCCTCACTAGAATGCATCTCGAAAGATTGGTTGTGCGATCAGGAGAAAGACTGTCTTAATGGAGAGGATGAGGTCAATTGTCCTGTCATAGTTTGTCCTGATGAACGTTTCAACTGCTCAGCTGAGCACAAATGTATGCCCAATGAATGGATGTGCGATAATGAGCTAGATTGTGAATCTGGGGAGGATGAGGCCAATTGCCCTGATGAAGAGGAAAAAACACTGGTCCCATCACAGATTTGTACTGATCTAGAGTTCAAG TGTACCTCTGGCGCTGTTGCGTGCATCATTGGTGTGTGGAAGTGCGACAAACAGAATGACTGTGACGATGGTTCGGATGAGCTTGATTGTCCATCTGACCCGAAATGTTCACGCGCCGAGTTTATGTGCGATAATGGAGACTGCATCCCAAGCTTCCTAGTATGCTCTGGCAATGAGGAGTGTGAGGGTGGCGAGGATGAGACACAACCAAGCTGTGCAACAACTCTGCCAGTGACATGCGATCCTGAAAAAGAGTTTATCTGTGACAATAGCACTCGTGAGCCATCTTGCATTGACATGAGCAAGGTTTGTGATGGGAAAGATGACTGCGAGAATCATAGGGATGAATCCCAACAACAGTGTGGAG CTCACGTAATACCTGATCCCTGTCAATTCAAGGAGACCTGTCCCGGTGAGCATGTCCTCTGCAAAACCATCAGGACCAATTTAACAAGTAACTTGAACCGCACTGTTGGTTACGTCTGCTCATGCGCTCCTGGCTATGTCCGTGATGGCAATAACAACTGCGTTG ATGATGATGAATGCTCAAAGGTAGAGAGTCCAGTCTGTGATCAGCTGTGTACAAATGAGTTGGGATCCTACAAGTGTGCCTGCACGGAAGGTTATTCTTTGGCAACAGACAACCGCTCCTGTCTCGTGGACTCTACCA GTGTTCACCCCAAGTTGCTCTTCACAAACCGGCATCAAATTCGCTCGATACGCATTCATGGTCAGGGCGAGTACATGCCTCTCGTTGACAGCTCAGCCGCTGTCGCTCTCGATTTTGACTACTCTCGACAGGAAGTTTTCTACTCGGACCTCGGGAAGAAGAAACTGTTCAAGTTCAAATTGCCTCCTGCTGACTCGGACGCAGATCTGACTGAG gAGGATTTGAACATTCCCGGAGTAGACACTCCTGACGGTCTCGCATATGATTGGATCTACAGGCATCTGTACTGGGCAGACACTGCGTCTAATACCATAAACATGGCATGCATGGATGAGAAGGCTGAAGAAGGCAATTCTAAGGTTCTCTACAAGAACAAAAATCCAAACTGCAACAAGTTGTCAAAAGAAGAGCAAGGAATGGAAGTTTGTATTGATGAACCAAGGGCGCTTGCTGTTCATCCTAGGAAG GGATGGATATTCTGGTCAGATTGGGGCATCCACCCCCACATAGTGCTTGCAGCACTGGATGGTAGCCGCATGCAGAAGATTGCCTACAATATTAACAGTGAAAAGCAGTATCTCAACTGGCCCAATGGCCTTGCCCTTGACATTTCTAGCGACAACGAGCGTCTTTATTGGATTGATGCGCAGCTCCACACCATCTTCTCCTGTTCTATTGATCGATGCATTACTGATATCAATGTCCTTGTCTATGACACGGAGAATATTAAGCATCCCTATTCCATCACAGCTTTTGAG AACAAATTGTACTGGACTGACTGGGCACACAGGCATATAGTATCAGCCAACAAGTACACGGGAGGCAACATAACACGCGTTCTTGGTGACCTCGAGCAGCCAATGGACCTCAAGGTTTTCCACCCATTGTCGCAACAAAAGAGCACAAATCACTGTGAGCAACCCATTGGAGAAGAGCCTCTATGTCAGCACATTTGTGCTCccaagccatggagtcgtcccCTTGGCAGCAATGATGACTTTTT GCCAGTAGAAGGTGAAGTAAAATATTCGTGTCTTTGCGCGGATGGCTACGTGCTGGGTGCAAATGGCCGAAACTGCAGCAAGGTGATGGTGCCAGTCAAACCGGGTGCCCATGTAGCTCCTATCGGGACTGTGGGAAATATCGGGACTGCGGGAAATAACGGGACTACGGGAATATCCAAAAGTGGAAAAGTGGCCGTCATTGCAAGCTGCTCTGTGTTTGTGATTGGCCTCGTGGCGGCTTTG ATCTCTGTTTTGTTTGTGCGACGCATGAGGCAAAATAAAGCCAAAGATATGAACTTTGACAATCCTGTATACAAACGTACAACCGAAGACAAGCTAGAACTACCGCGTCACGAATATCAGCCTTCTCAATCTGATCCTACA